One genomic segment of Pandoraea sputorum includes these proteins:
- the cbiB gene encoding adenosylcobinamide-phosphate synthase CbiB: MLTGLAPESLWLAALIGVLLDAWLGEPRRWHPLVGFGYVANGVEAWLNDPEVRDKPFSATTRGAWAWCIMLVIPVLIAWALTFLPGWGSIVWQALALYAALGARSLREHVMPIAHALRDGDLTQARALTARIVSRDTEDANASDLARAAVESTLENGNDAIFGALFWFAIAGAPGVVLFRLANTLDAMWGYRTDKFLYFGRPAARIDDILNWIPARLTAASYAIFGDVARAIDCWRTQASAWSSPNAGPVMAAGAGSLGVQLGGPARYHGEWETRPPLGCGTEPSAQHIKAAWRLISRSMWMWLIVTGALALFAASQADAMPTTLL, translated from the coding sequence ATGCTCACAGGACTCGCGCCCGAATCGCTCTGGCTCGCCGCATTGATCGGCGTGTTGCTCGACGCCTGGCTCGGCGAGCCGCGACGCTGGCACCCGCTGGTCGGCTTCGGCTATGTCGCCAACGGTGTGGAGGCATGGCTCAACGATCCCGAGGTGCGCGACAAGCCGTTCAGCGCCACGACGCGTGGCGCGTGGGCGTGGTGCATCATGCTCGTGATTCCCGTACTGATCGCGTGGGCGCTGACGTTCCTGCCCGGCTGGGGCAGCATCGTCTGGCAAGCGCTGGCGTTGTATGCGGCGCTCGGTGCCCGAAGTTTGCGCGAACACGTCATGCCCATCGCTCACGCCCTGCGCGACGGCGATCTGACACAGGCACGCGCACTCACGGCGCGCATCGTCTCGCGCGATACGGAAGACGCTAACGCCTCCGATCTCGCGCGCGCCGCCGTCGAATCCACGCTGGAGAACGGCAACGACGCCATCTTCGGCGCGCTCTTCTGGTTCGCGATTGCCGGTGCACCTGGCGTCGTGCTGTTCCGTCTGGCCAATACGCTCGACGCGATGTGGGGCTATCGCACCGACAAGTTTCTGTACTTCGGCCGACCGGCGGCGCGCATCGACGACATCCTGAACTGGATTCCCGCACGATTGACGGCAGCGAGCTACGCGATCTTCGGCGACGTGGCACGTGCCATCGATTGCTGGCGCACGCAGGCCAGCGCCTGGTCCAGCCCCAATGCAGGTCCCGTGATGGCCGCCGGCGCGGGTAGCCTGGGCGTTCAGCTCGGCGGCCCCGCGCGATATCACGGTGAGTGGGAGACGCGTCCGCCGCTCGGCTGCGGCACGGAACCCTCCGCACAACACATCAAGGCCGCGTGGCGGCTGATCTCCCGTTCCATGTGGATGTGGCTGATCGTTACTGGCGCGCTGGCGTTGTTCGCCGCGTCGCAAGCCGATGCCATGCCCACCACATTGCTGTAA
- the cobU gene encoding bifunctional adenosylcobinamide kinase/adenosylcobinamide-phosphate guanylyltransferase, translating to MTDLVPNSPDLTFILGGARSGKSAFAERLATQSGLPVTYVATAAVTGEPEMEARIAHHRASRPGHWETVEAGRELARTLREVARDGHCVLVDCLPLWLAGWLCPPDDHPDGPATQAQWQSVVDTLAQTLLSLPGKIIVVSNEIGLGVIPMGALTRRYVDELGRLNQRVAALAPHVRFVVAGLPMAVKG from the coding sequence ATGACCGACCTCGTTCCGAACTCCCCCGATCTCACCTTCATCCTCGGCGGTGCGCGCTCCGGCAAGAGTGCATTTGCCGAACGCCTTGCCACGCAGAGCGGCCTGCCCGTGACCTATGTCGCGACGGCCGCCGTGACCGGCGAGCCCGAGATGGAAGCACGCATTGCGCATCACCGGGCGAGCCGTCCGGGGCATTGGGAGACGGTGGAGGCCGGACGCGAACTGGCGCGCACGCTGAGGGAAGTCGCAAGGGACGGCCATTGTGTGCTCGTCGACTGTCTGCCGCTGTGGCTGGCCGGCTGGCTATGCCCGCCGGACGATCATCCCGACGGACCGGCGACGCAGGCGCAGTGGCAGAGCGTCGTCGACACGCTCGCACAGACGCTGCTGTCGCTGCCCGGCAAGATCATCGTCGTCAGCAATGAAATCGGTCTGGGCGTGATCCCGATGGGTGCGCTCACGCGGCGTTATGTCGATGAGCTCGGACGTCTCAACCAGCGTGTCGCTGCGCTGGCACCGCACGTGCGTTTCGTCGTCGCCGGGCTGCCGATGGCCGTCAAGGGATAA